One genomic window of Leptospira perdikensis includes the following:
- the plsY gene encoding glycerol-3-phosphate 1-O-acyltransferase PlsY — MILAAVLLSYLLGGIPVGFLLAKQVRGIDIREHGSCNIGATNVGRVIGWKYGIVALFLDALKGAIPVFFASYIESPYSLTTTEILLGSVAILGHTFTPFLRFKGGKGVATALGVYMTLVPIVTVCAVVIFFIVYKVSGFVSLGSILATLSMPIWYFGTTKYIPDSEYQPIIFFVLVATFFLISYSHRENIKRLVLGKELRAT, encoded by the coding sequence ATGATACTTGCCGCAGTCCTATTGAGCTACCTTTTGGGTGGCATTCCGGTTGGGTTTCTCCTGGCCAAACAAGTGCGCGGAATTGATATTCGCGAACATGGTAGTTGTAATATTGGGGCGACAAACGTAGGCCGAGTCATCGGTTGGAAATATGGAATCGTCGCTCTCTTTTTGGACGCACTCAAAGGAGCTATTCCTGTTTTTTTTGCCTCCTATATTGAATCTCCTTACTCACTGACCACCACTGAAATTTTACTCGGATCTGTTGCCATCCTTGGACATACATTCACACCTTTCTTACGTTTCAAAGGCGGAAAAGGGGTGGCCACGGCATTGGGTGTGTATATGACCCTCGTGCCCATTGTTACCGTTTGTGCGGTTGTGATTTTTTTCATTGTGTATAAAGTATCTGGATTTGTTTCTCTTGGTTCTATCTTGGCAACACTTTCTATGCCAATTTGGTATTTTGGAACCACAAAATACATTCCTGATTCTGAATACCAACCCATCATCTTTTTTGTATTAGTTGCTACCTTTTTCCTCATTTCCTACTCACATAGAGAAAACATCAAACGTTTGGTGTTGGGTAAAGAACTGCGAGCAACTTAG
- a CDS encoding Cys-rich protein has protein sequence MKKTNRFFSILVLVLFAGSIQAADFPKCKEACDKFYTCSVQVNPTATEEQKATLKRGCEFNCNRPKYYNKIASCLTGGDTCKAFSTCIMKEMQANK, from the coding sequence ATGAAAAAAACAAACCGTTTCTTTTCAATTCTGGTTCTGGTATTATTTGCCGGATCCATTCAAGCAGCTGACTTTCCTAAATGTAAAGAGGCCTGCGATAAGTTTTACACTTGTTCGGTACAAGTAAACCCTACTGCTACAGAAGAACAAAAAGCAACACTCAAACGTGGTTGTGAGTTCAATTGCAACCGTCCCAAATACTACAACAAAATTGCGAGTTGCCTCACTGGCGGTGATACTTGCAAAGCTTTCTCTACTTGCATTATGAAAGAAATGCAAGCCAACAAATAA
- a CDS encoding motility associated factor glycosyltransferase family protein, with protein sequence MSQIIDPISSEIFERKPYLQNYFRNFNSGNRWELGSAKKPGEYYVSLNGEPLSSSFSPLTQAIRLLDTYSLRSTDIVILFGLGNPHLIQKISETLAEGQILILIGDDETLIPVIWDEILKPVLSIPGRHLFSGDVFFPLFFNYLESLPIERVSGLKVIRNPTDTSRNVVFRELEEKTQTVFSAKMSDLLTKFEFERLWIKNSIWNLVHVGKETPVRYPISSLREKFKGLTAVLVSAGPSLRKNLSWLQSVRDKVFVLSCDTSLKVLIKAGIEADGVVTLDAQTNSFFHFMGESLNKIPLFADLVSSPTLLREPMFRSVVHSVTAKYQVDPEGTLVREVTAGGELAEQVFTEVGDIQSGGSVATTAFDMLRFMGFTSVYFLGQDLAYSGREIHSTGTHHNEKWLTLLNRKNSLERINEVIIRKRETRFVPRAGGKGSVLTDYVLDLYRHWFEESANTVEEMKLFNVNEDGAEIAGIQSLSPERASANLNEIPNHNYPWRELSIWKLGLEDGTGEKKSRETFVKSREPKDKGKVGKSEMATSFYLHPKGSGQLFHKLQKDLEFMEDGLKAFEEKLAISSFQESDIWIWMREQSYLRRMVRKTEIYILRHKDLELTRKNQLMIQSIKKEIRYLKRSLYPMMDSFPEKG encoded by the coding sequence ATGTCCCAAATTATCGATCCCATTTCCAGTGAAATTTTTGAAAGGAAGCCGTACTTACAAAATTATTTCAGAAACTTTAATTCCGGAAACCGTTGGGAACTGGGTTCTGCCAAGAAACCAGGGGAATATTATGTCTCATTAAATGGGGAACCACTCTCTTCTTCCTTCTCCCCCCTAACACAAGCCATCCGACTATTGGACACCTATTCCTTAAGATCAACAGACATTGTCATTTTGTTTGGACTTGGAAATCCCCATCTCATCCAAAAAATCAGTGAAACTTTGGCAGAAGGTCAGATCCTCATTCTTATCGGAGACGACGAAACACTAATTCCTGTTATTTGGGATGAAATTTTAAAACCAGTTTTATCGATCCCAGGAAGGCATTTATTTTCTGGAGATGTTTTTTTCCCTTTGTTTTTTAACTATTTAGAGTCCTTACCCATTGAACGTGTGAGTGGACTGAAAGTCATTCGGAACCCAACCGATACAAGCCGGAATGTAGTTTTTCGTGAATTGGAAGAAAAAACCCAAACCGTATTTTCAGCAAAAATGAGTGACCTACTCACCAAGTTTGAATTTGAAAGGTTGTGGATCAAAAACTCCATTTGGAATTTGGTTCATGTAGGAAAAGAAACACCAGTTCGTTATCCCATCTCTTCTCTAAGGGAGAAGTTCAAAGGTCTTACCGCCGTACTCGTATCAGCTGGTCCCAGTTTACGAAAAAATCTGTCTTGGTTACAGTCTGTCAGAGACAAAGTTTTTGTTTTGTCCTGCGATACTTCTCTAAAGGTCCTCATCAAAGCAGGCATTGAAGCAGATGGGGTTGTTACACTTGATGCCCAAACCAATTCCTTTTTTCATTTTATGGGAGAGTCATTAAACAAAATTCCTTTATTTGCTGACTTGGTGAGTTCTCCGACACTCCTTCGTGAACCCATGTTTCGTTCCGTAGTACATTCCGTCACAGCCAAATACCAAGTAGATCCCGAAGGAACACTTGTACGTGAAGTGACAGCCGGAGGGGAGCTCGCCGAACAAGTGTTTACAGAAGTGGGAGATATCCAATCGGGTGGGTCTGTGGCAACCACAGCATTTGATATGCTTCGTTTTATGGGATTTACCTCTGTGTATTTTCTTGGACAAGACCTGGCATATTCAGGGAGGGAAATCCATTCTACAGGAACCCATCATAATGAAAAATGGCTCACACTTCTTAACCGAAAAAATAGTTTAGAACGAATCAATGAAGTCATCATTCGCAAACGGGAAACTCGTTTTGTTCCAAGAGCAGGTGGCAAAGGATCTGTTCTTACCGATTATGTTTTGGATTTGTACAGGCATTGGTTTGAAGAGTCAGCAAACACTGTGGAGGAGATGAAACTCTTCAATGTAAATGAAGACGGGGCAGAAATTGCAGGAATCCAATCCCTTTCTCCTGAAAGAGCAAGTGCAAATTTAAATGAGATACCAAACCACAACTATCCATGGCGAGAACTTTCTATTTGGAAATTAGGTTTGGAAGATGGGACTGGAGAGAAAAAGTCACGTGAGACTTTCGTAAAGTCTCGCGAACCAAAAGACAAAGGGAAAGTGGGGAAATCAGAGATGGCGACGTCCTTCTACTTACACCCCAAGGGTTCAGGACAATTATTCCATAAACTCCAAAAGGATTTGGAGTTTATGGAAGACGGCCTAAAGGCTTTTGAAGAGAAACTGGCTATTTCGTCCTTTCAGGAATCAGACATTTGGATTTGGATGCGGGAACAGTCCTATTTACGAAGGATGGTGCGTAAAACTGAGATTTATATTTTGCGCCACAAGGACTTGGAGCTAACGCGCAAAAACCAACTGATGATCCAATCCATCAAAAAAGAAATCCGTTATTTAAAACGAAGTCTTTATCCAATGATGGATTCATTTCCTGAAAAAGGGTGA
- a CDS encoding chromosome segregation SMC family protein, giving the protein MHLKSLSIVGFKTFADETEINFDPGFTAVVGPNGSGKSNIVDSVKWVFGEKSAKGLRGEKMDDVIFHGTESRRPAGFSEVSILFDNDDHFFNIDYPSVKITRRLYPDGENEYYLNDIRTTRKDIEKTLLDTGIGKSSYSILEQGRVDQILNSKPEERRAIFEEAAGVSRFKLDRKEATKKLDDTNQNLLRIQDIMNSMVKDLEVKEKQSEKAEQYFKLKSDLDESDKNLRFLKLRDFKRRMKKSDEDLLEIREKNKSILSLIQNETNLISEKETTKEAKEREIAEIDKKLFDHLSKSQIQKEKIAKNKTFILEYELRIGEILSALETENQATIKLEVEKRAIELENERQREIQTTLQQEIQTLESRRVSLELSIKEEEKSIEEKEGRIGENEKRHITLRDKQKTVILELIQELENKKRESKEGEEIRNADKAILLSDLDLYANKLQSALSYLESSQVTEGISDLREIHLGQYSSKLTGFLKKEDDFRNLLFDKDGILSKKESIDQAIEDLILENENLTRGIRDNQSNIILHRSHWEETRTHIVELEKKLLESNSRLENQQKEIAVLDERIGEIQKRILGAKEQESVIRDKKDSLEKEVEVLEKEIAESYQEFLSMSRILESEKETLQSLVEEISGIKSNISKNQEVFQNLLPLLSEKERTSSALKVQIDSLVEELYNDYSLTDSELETERGNFELDQKAEERRLRSAKSEIQLLGSINPLAIEEYRNIKEIYEHNLKQKIDIESSKKDIEDVLKRINEESEKLFQETFEKIKQNFQETFSTLFNGGRATLELTEKEDSLNSGVEIMAEPPGKHVQNLRLLSGGEKSLTAIALLFAIYMVKPSPFCFLDEIDAALDEANKLRFCQILDRFKDKTQFIVVSHAQSTISRANAIFGVTNEEPGISKILSLRLDEAKSLSKQITQKTGTDN; this is encoded by the coding sequence ATGCATTTAAAGAGCCTAAGTATTGTTGGATTCAAAACGTTTGCGGATGAAACAGAGATCAATTTTGATCCTGGGTTTACTGCTGTCGTCGGGCCGAATGGTTCGGGGAAATCAAATATCGTTGATTCAGTCAAATGGGTCTTTGGCGAAAAAAGTGCCAAGGGACTACGCGGCGAAAAAATGGACGATGTCATCTTCCACGGAACAGAGAGTAGGCGACCTGCTGGGTTTTCCGAGGTTTCCATTCTTTTTGATAATGATGACCATTTTTTCAACATTGACTATCCATCCGTCAAAATCACTCGTCGTTTGTATCCAGACGGTGAAAACGAATACTATCTCAATGATATCAGAACCACAAGAAAGGATATCGAAAAAACCCTCCTCGATACAGGAATTGGTAAATCAAGTTATAGCATTTTAGAACAAGGTCGAGTTGACCAAATTCTCAATTCGAAACCAGAGGAAAGACGGGCCATCTTTGAAGAGGCGGCGGGGGTTTCTCGGTTCAAACTGGATCGCAAAGAAGCCACGAAGAAACTGGATGATACCAACCAAAACTTACTTCGTATCCAAGACATTATGAACTCCATGGTGAAAGACCTGGAAGTCAAAGAAAAACAATCCGAGAAGGCAGAACAATACTTCAAACTTAAATCTGATTTGGATGAGTCTGACAAAAACCTTCGGTTTTTAAAACTACGCGATTTCAAACGCCGTATGAAAAAATCGGATGAAGATTTACTCGAGATTCGCGAAAAAAACAAATCCATTTTATCTCTCATTCAAAACGAAACCAATTTGATTTCGGAAAAAGAAACCACCAAAGAAGCCAAAGAAAGGGAAATTGCTGAAATTGATAAAAAGTTATTTGATCATCTTTCCAAAAGCCAAATCCAAAAAGAAAAAATAGCAAAAAACAAAACCTTTATTCTGGAGTATGAACTTCGTATTGGAGAAATCCTTTCCGCATTGGAAACAGAAAATCAGGCAACGATCAAACTCGAAGTAGAAAAACGAGCCATTGAACTGGAAAACGAACGCCAAAGAGAAATCCAAACCACTCTGCAACAAGAGATCCAAACTTTGGAATCCAGACGTGTTTCCTTGGAACTTTCTATTAAAGAAGAAGAGAAGTCGATCGAGGAGAAAGAAGGACGAATTGGCGAAAACGAAAAACGCCATATCACTCTTCGGGACAAACAAAAAACGGTAATTCTTGAACTCATCCAAGAGTTAGAAAATAAAAAAAGAGAATCCAAAGAAGGGGAAGAGATTCGTAATGCAGACAAAGCAATACTTCTTTCTGATTTGGATCTTTACGCAAATAAATTACAATCTGCTCTTTCTTACTTAGAATCGTCGCAGGTCACTGAAGGTATTTCCGACCTTCGAGAAATCCATTTGGGACAATATTCTTCAAAACTAACTGGGTTTTTGAAAAAGGAAGATGACTTTAGAAATTTACTTTTTGATAAAGATGGAATTCTTTCTAAAAAAGAATCTATTGATCAAGCGATCGAAGATCTCATTTTAGAAAACGAAAACCTAACACGAGGAATTCGGGACAACCAAAGTAATATCATTTTACACAGAAGTCATTGGGAAGAAACAAGAACTCATATTGTGGAACTAGAGAAAAAACTTCTCGAATCCAACTCTCGTCTGGAAAACCAACAAAAAGAAATTGCTGTCCTTGATGAAAGGATTGGTGAAATCCAAAAAAGGATCTTGGGTGCAAAAGAACAAGAATCTGTCATTCGTGATAAAAAAGATAGTTTAGAGAAAGAAGTCGAAGTTTTAGAAAAAGAAATTGCAGAGTCTTACCAAGAGTTTCTATCCATGAGCCGCATTTTGGAATCGGAAAAAGAAACCTTACAATCACTGGTAGAAGAGATCTCTGGAATTAAATCCAATATTTCAAAAAACCAAGAAGTGTTTCAAAACCTCCTTCCACTTTTATCTGAAAAAGAAAGAACCAGTTCCGCACTCAAAGTACAAATTGATTCTCTTGTGGAAGAGTTGTATAATGATTACTCTCTTACCGATTCTGAATTGGAAACGGAACGTGGAAACTTTGAGTTAGACCAAAAAGCGGAAGAAAGAAGACTACGATCTGCAAAGTCGGAGATCCAACTTCTTGGTTCCATCAATCCACTGGCGATTGAAGAGTATCGTAATATCAAAGAAATTTACGAACACAATCTCAAACAAAAGATCGATATTGAAAGTTCCAAAAAAGACATTGAAGATGTTTTGAAACGAATCAACGAAGAGTCTGAAAAACTTTTCCAAGAAACCTTTGAAAAGATCAAACAAAACTTCCAAGAAACCTTTTCTACATTATTCAATGGGGGAAGGGCCACTCTAGAACTTACGGAAAAAGAAGACTCACTCAATTCCGGCGTAGAGATTATGGCAGAACCTCCCGGCAAACATGTGCAGAACTTACGATTGTTGTCTGGTGGGGAAAAGTCACTTACAGCCATTGCCCTCTTATTTGCGATCTACATGGTGAAACCAAGCCCGTTCTGTTTCTTAGATGAAATTGATGCGGCTCTAGACGAGGCCAATAAACTCAGATTCTGTCAGATTCTAGACCGATTTAAAGACAAAACTCAGTTTATCGTTGTGTCACATGCCCAGTCCACAATCTCCAGAGCCAACGCTATCTTTGGTGTCACTAATGAAGAACCAGGAATTTCTAAAATCCTTTCTCTTCGATTGGATGAAGCCAAGTCACTCTCCAAACAGATTACACAAAAGACCGGAACCGACAATTAG
- the der gene encoding ribosome biogenesis GTPase Der, translating into MKGLPVVTIVGRQNVGKSTLFNAILRAQSAITENTAGVTRDVLQKIVERSEFKIPFTLSDTPGLDIENIDEISKEIIDIAFEHLRNSDLILHVIDHKDLRKYDHKLIDLFKKDDILKDKMVLTLINKVDTEQDEYDLEPFYKLGLNELLPISALGRRNFDLLYQKINFFLPDKIKMPEDPYCKIAIIGKPNSGKSSLLNTFLGYKRAVVSDVPGTTRDSVSDQFYFQNQKLEIIDTAGIRRKSKTGESLEFYSYKRTLHSLGEADVVVLLVDAMKGLGEFDKKIFGEIQELGKPMIVAVNKWDLVPEKESNSWKHYKDRMEAKLSILKERPLISLSAKEKVRTHKLLESVVALYEKSQKKLTTRALNDWLSKWGGKNKVQKASNRPPKVYYATQVSQIPFKILFFVNDTKLFPSNILSFYRKSIVAEFGLDGLAVEIELRNRNEGKEGKE; encoded by the coding sequence ATGAAAGGACTTCCAGTGGTCACCATTGTTGGTAGACAAAATGTGGGTAAGTCCACACTATTCAACGCCATCCTCCGCGCACAAAGTGCCATCACAGAAAATACTGCTGGTGTCACAAGAGACGTTTTACAAAAAATAGTGGAAAGGTCTGAATTTAAAATTCCGTTCACTTTGTCCGATACACCAGGTTTAGATATTGAAAATATCGATGAAATTTCGAAAGAAATCATCGATATTGCTTTTGAACATTTACGAAATTCGGATCTCATCCTTCATGTTATTGATCATAAAGACTTACGTAAGTATGATCACAAACTCATCGATCTATTTAAAAAAGATGATATTCTAAAAGATAAAATGGTTCTTACCCTCATCAATAAGGTAGATACCGAACAAGATGAGTATGACTTGGAACCATTTTACAAACTGGGTCTAAACGAACTTCTACCTATTTCGGCTCTTGGGCGTAGGAATTTTGATCTCCTCTACCAAAAGATTAATTTTTTCCTTCCAGACAAAATCAAAATGCCGGAAGATCCGTATTGCAAAATTGCGATCATAGGAAAACCTAACTCAGGTAAGTCTTCACTTCTGAATACCTTTCTCGGTTACAAACGTGCTGTGGTGAGTGATGTGCCGGGAACCACTAGAGATTCTGTTTCCGATCAGTTCTATTTTCAAAATCAAAAATTAGAAATCATTGATACGGCCGGGATTCGCAGAAAATCGAAAACTGGTGAAAGTTTAGAATTCTATTCCTACAAACGAACCCTTCATAGTTTGGGAGAAGCCGATGTAGTGGTGCTTCTTGTCGACGCGATGAAAGGTTTGGGTGAATTTGATAAAAAGATTTTTGGAGAAATCCAGGAGCTTGGAAAACCCATGATTGTGGCTGTGAACAAATGGGATCTGGTTCCAGAAAAAGAATCCAATTCTTGGAAACACTACAAAGACCGGATGGAAGCCAAACTTTCCATTTTGAAAGAACGCCCTCTCATTTCCCTTTCTGCCAAAGAGAAAGTCCGTACCCACAAACTCCTAGAATCTGTGGTGGCTCTCTACGAAAAGTCCCAGAAAAAGCTCACAACCCGTGCCTTAAATGACTGGTTAAGCAAGTGGGGGGGCAAAAATAAGGTTCAGAAGGCATCGAACCGACCTCCGAAGGTGTATTACGCCACACAGGTCTCCCAGATTCCTTTTAAAATACTGTTCTTCGTGAATGATACGAAACTCTTTCCGTCAAATATTTTGAGCTTTTACCGAAAGAGTATAGTAGCAGAGTTCGGATTGGATGGCCTAGCCGTTGAGATAGAACTTCGTAACAGAAACGAGGGTAAGGAGGGCAAGGAATGA